From the genome of Monomorium pharaonis isolate MP-MQ-018 chromosome 2, ASM1337386v2, whole genome shotgun sequence, one region includes:
- the LOC105829166 gene encoding uncharacterized protein LOC105829166, which translates to MGRLRGLKDSGGGEAIEEEEEEEEEEQVRRWVGGGRQDFAAGLSFACNLQLRVQSRTSVTTEKKRG; encoded by the exons ATGGGGAGATTAAGGGGCCTGAAAGACAGCGGGGGCGGAGAGGCGatagaggaggaagaagaagaagaagaagaagaacaaGTTCGCCGGTGGGTTGGCGGCGGCAGACAG GATTTCGCCGCGGGTCTCAGTTTTGCATGTAATCTGCAACTACGTGTGCAATCGCGAACGAGCGTCACGACGGAAAAAAAGCGAGGATAA